The uncultured Trichococcus sp. DNA window ATTACATCGGCGGATAAGAACAAGATAAGATACAGAGGAGAGATCAGGATTTCCTGAGCTCTCCTCTTTTTTCAACGCTAAGGGCGCTGATGCTGTATAATATAATAGGGAATATTTTTGACTGAGGGGTTACAAAATGGAAAAGATAGTATCGATGAAAAATCAAAAAGTAAAACAATGGAAGAAACTGCAGACCACGAAAGGCCGGAAAGAGGCGAGAGCTTATCTGATCGAAGGGACCCACCTTCTGAAGGAGGCCATCAAAGCGAATGCGATCATCCAAGAAATCGTGATGACGGAAACCTTTTTCCAGCAGTCGGATCTGAAGATTGCTGAAGAAGTCATCGTCATCGTTTCCCCGGAAATCCTCGCCAGCTTGGCCCAGACCGAGACCCCGCAAGGAGTCGTTGCGATCGTGCAGATTCCTGAAGACACTCCGGTTTTGGATTACACTGGCAAATATATCCTTTTGGATCAGGTACAGGATCCGGGGAATGTCGGAACCATCATCCGGACTGCGGATGCTGCCGGGTATTCCGGGGTCATTTTAGGGGAGGGTTCGGTTGATCTGTACAACGACAAAGTGCTCCGCTCCATGCAAGGAAGCCATTTCCATCTGCCGGTTCATCGCGGCGATCTGCAAAAGATAATCCCCGAAATGAAGAGCAGCGGCATCCCGGTCTACGGAACCGAACTGAACGAAGCGGCTGTCGATTACCGCACCGTTGCTCCGACCGATACGGTTGCCTTAGTACTCGGTAATGAAGGGAATGGGGTTTCCGAAAAAGTATTGGCACTGACGGATCAGAATTTGTACATCCCGATTTTCGGAGAAGCCGAGTCACTGAATGTCGCAGTTGCGGCCGGTATCCTGCTTTATCACTTCGTAAGCTGAAGAAATCATGAAAAAAACGCTATTTTTTCATTAAGATGTGAAAAAGTGTTGCCTTTGTGAAATTCCTATCCTATTATAGAAAACAGACATGAACTTTTTGTACAGCTTTGCAAGCTGGCTGCCGAATTTTCACGAACATTATTCGTGAATCTAATCTTTTTAATGGAAGGAATCGGCGCCTGGAAGCATTTTTCTGAGGAACTGCTTCAGTGAGTGCAGATTGCGGAACAGGATGCTTATTTTTTGTAAACATTTTGTGACAAAAGGCACATTCCCTTTGACAGGGGAAATGAGGGTGTTTATAATAGGTCAAAGAGGTGAAGGCTGTGAATGAAATGCTGGAAGTAAAAAAATGTATTTGTCCAAAGTTTGAAAAAACATTCTCTATTTTGGGGAAAAAATGGACCGGCTTAATCATCGAAGTCTTGATGGACGGAGATAAACGATTCAAGGAATTGGCCGTGCAGATACCTAATGTCAGTGATCGAGTATTAGTTGAACGCTTAAAAGAGCTGGAAGATGAAAAAATTGTAGTAAGAACCGAAAATCCTGCGGCGGCAATCAAAGTGATGTACGGATTGTCGGAAAAAGGGAAGGCATTGAACAATGTGATGCAGGAAATCCAAACTTGGTCGGATGCGTGGGTCTGAATCCGAACTTGACGGAAACGGCATTTCCGGGTAAACTGGCAAAGTAAGTAAAATGAATACGAAAAGCGTTGAAGGGAACCTTCACGATCTCCAGCTTTTTTCAGGGAATATTGGCCATTGACTGCAAGCCTTTATAGAAGCCGATTGTGTTTTTTCACTCCCCGAGCTGACTTTGGGATTTGCCACGTGCAATGAATAAAGTTCCGGTTTATTACCGTTAAACAAATGAAGTGTCGTTGCTTGCAGCGAAACAAGGGTGGTACCACGAAAATCTCGTCCCTTACCGGGGACGGGATTTTTTTTTGCATTTTTTAAGAAAAGGGGACAGAACATGGAATTGAAAGCAAAATTACAAACGTTACGT harbors:
- a CDS encoding RNA methyltransferase, whose protein sequence is MEKIVSMKNQKVKQWKKLQTTKGRKEARAYLIEGTHLLKEAIKANAIIQEIVMTETFFQQSDLKIAEEVIVIVSPEILASLAQTETPQGVVAIVQIPEDTPVLDYTGKYILLDQVQDPGNVGTIIRTADAAGYSGVILGEGSVDLYNDKVLRSMQGSHFHLPVHRGDLQKIIPEMKSSGIPVYGTELNEAAVDYRTVAPTDTVALVLGNEGNGVSEKVLALTDQNLYIPIFGEAESLNVAVAAGILLYHFVS
- a CDS encoding helix-turn-helix domain-containing protein codes for the protein MEVKKCICPKFEKTFSILGKKWTGLIIEVLMDGDKRFKELAVQIPNVSDRVLVERLKELEDEKIVVRTENPAAAIKVMYGLSEKGKALNNVMQEIQTWSDAWV